The following are encoded together in the Pygocentrus nattereri isolate fPygNat1 chromosome 3, fPygNat1.pri, whole genome shotgun sequence genome:
- the si:ch211-198c19.1 gene encoding uncharacterized protein si:ch211-198c19.1 gives MMRHCRFLRLILLTALVIFSSLKTLNSVEELEKTHFGTPPPRHGLVLLVWYVNNCIDNNMVALCDPTEGAYGFHEFKNRGPSTLLPKLKDKMYGYFTLGNLHYKHATDLPYEVRKYYNPHDLKSNMDRVIVKYNKNKNTIEEVYISEHYKKSKTYLLGPKLIEELRQQAAFRIVPEAFSEMNI, from the coding sequence ATGATGAGACACTGTCGCTTCCTGAGACTCATCCTGCTGACGGCTTTGGTGATCTTTTCATCATTGAAGACATTAAACTCAgtggaggagctggagaagaCCCATTTTGGCACACCACCCCCTAGACACGGTCTTGTGCTGCTCGTGTGGTATGTGAATAATTGCATTGACAACAACATGGTGGCTCTCTGTGACCCCACAGAAGGAGCTTATGGCTTCCACGAATTCAAGAATAGAGGGCCAAGCACCCTGCTCCCAAAGCTGAAGGATAAGATGTATGGCTACTTCACCTTAGGAAACCTTCATTACAAACATGCCACTGACCTGCCCTATGAAGTCAGGAAATATTACAATCCACATGATCTAAAGAGTAACATGGACAGAGTGATTGTCAAGtataacaaaaacaagaacacaaTTGAGGAGGTGTACATATCAGAGCACTATAAGAAGTCAAAGACGTATCTTCTTGGTCCAAAACTCATTGAAGAATTAAGACAACAGGCAGCTTTTCGTATTGTTCCTGAAGCCTTTAGCGagatgaacatttaa